GACCCGTGATCTATTATAGTGATGTATCCATGTGCTCAGCTTCTCCACAGCTTACGGAACAACTACAGGTGAAGGCTACACGCAGGGTAATCTCTATGATGATTGAGGCTATGAATTCGCGACTCCAAGAGAACCTCTCTCTCAAAATGATTGCAGATGAATTATACATGAATCCAACCTATCTGGGTCGTCTGTTCAAAGACGATGTAGGAGAATGCTTCTCTAGTTTTCTTACCAAGCTTCGTATTCAAAAAGCGATAGAACTGCTAAATAATGTTACGCTCAAAGTTTACGAGGTTAGCGAATTAGTTGGCTTTAAAGATCCTGCGTACTTCAGCCTCATATTCAAGAAATACATGGGTATGACTCCTCAGGAATTTCAGAAGCACAACAAATAAAGACGAGGTGTGTTCTCTTGCATGTGAAAGCTAAGTTGTTGACTATCCTGTTAAGCTTTGGATTGCTGCTTCATACAAGCGGTTGCCAGATCTCTCCTTCTAAGGAAGATATCGACCTTCAAGACCCGATCCAGCTGAACATCTGGCTTACGGCTGGATCAGGTCTTGAGCCGCTTATAGCAGAGTATCAATTGCAGCATCCCGAGCTAGAAATCCATATTCAGACCTCAACCTCCACGCAGCTTCCCGCCAAGCTGCAAACTTCATTCGCAGCAGGATATAGTTCCCCTGATGTGGCGGCCATTGATATTAGCTATTTGGATCGTTTCAAGCAGTTTCCCGATTATTTTTATAATCTAACAACATTTGGAGCGAATGATCTAAAGAATCAATTTCTGAGTTGGAAATGGCAGGAGGTGCTCGGTAATGATTTTATCTTCGGATTACCGACTGATATTGGTCCCTACGCTATGTTGTATCGGACTGACATCTTCGCGTTATCTGGACTCCCTACCAAACCTGAAGAAGTAGCAAAGCGAATCCAAACTTGGGACCAATTCCTCAAGGCCGGCACTAGAGTCCATGAGGCAACAGGCAAAGCCTTTGTCAATGACTTAGAGAATCTTTATCTAACCCTTCTGCGTCAGTCCAAGCTTCAATATTACAGCCCCACTTCCCAAGAGCTGATCATAGGAAATAATCCAGCAGTAAAAGGGGCTTGGGACTTTGCAATTCAAGCTCTGAAGCTGAATTTATCCGCAGGTATTGCTGTAGATACACAGCGCTGGGGCGCAGGTCTGCTAAACGGCGACTTTGCAGTGATGCTCTGTCCGGCTTGGATGATTGATCATATCAAGAGTAGTGCTCCAACAGCCAGCGGATTATGGAATGTAACGACCATCCCAGGAAATAGCGCTAATCGAGGTGGTTCCGTCCTTACCTTACCTAGAACAGGCAGTCATCCAGAGGAGTCATTCGCGCTTATCAGATGGTTAACCGAGCCTGCACAACAGCTAATTTCATTTAAGTCAGAAGGGGCATTTCCCTCCACGCCCGAAATTTATGACGATCCCGAGATCCATAACCTGTCTGATCCCTATTTTCCTAATTCTGAGGTTGGACGTGTCCTCTCTACAGCAGCACAAGAAGTAGTTCCCACCTACTACGGTCCGCACCACGCCGATGTAGAAACAAATATGCTCGAGTATTTAACCAAAGCCGAGCAAGGTAAGCTAGATCCCGAGCAGGCTTGGTCACTTGCCATTCAGGTAGTGCAAAAAATAGATACTTCTTTCCGCTAACCTATTCACCAAGCGTACAATAAAGGCTATCCCCAGCGCATTAATCATGCCGGGGATAGCCTTTTAGTTTCATTTAAAGTATTTATTTTTGAGCAGCCAAGAAAGCATCTAGTTGTTTTTGTTTCTCTGCAATAATCTTATCAAGTCCGGCTTTCTTCAGCTTGTCGGCGTACTTAGTCAATACGGTATCGGGATCAACAGAACCCGTATCCAAACTGATGTCATATTCATCCATAACAGCTTTACAAGCTGCCATTTCAGTCTTCATAGAGGATGCGTCGAAGTTAAAACCGAGCGCAACGGAAGCTTTACCTTTGGAGTTGAAGGCCTTGAATTGCTCCCATTTGTCTGGAGCTTCACTTTCCCATACAGGATTCAGGAATTGGCTTCCAAGCATCCAGGCAGCAGCGGTATTATAGTCACCCGTTTTCTCTGTAGCTTTAATCGTATCACCGCTAACGACATCATAATGGACACCTTTTACACCAAATACGAGCAGATTATTGATTTCTTTATCCGTGTGCAAAAGATCTAATACCATCATGGCACGAGCTGGATCACCCGAGGAAGCGGAGATCGCTAACATTGATCCTGCTGCATCACTAGTAGAAATCGTCGGTTCGTTAAAAGCAATTTGTTTCAGTTTTCCGACCAAACCTGTAGCATTAGCCAATTCACTATCTTTACCAGGTTTAAGTGATTGTACTGTCATAAAGACATTACCGGCCTTCATTGCATCTTGTGTAGAATTTGTAGCCACGGCCGCATCTTTGTTAATATAACCTTTCTTCATATATTCACGAGTAAGCTTGATGATTTCTTTGTAACGGTCCAGTTCAATCATGGATTGAATTTTAGTATCCGATGAATCCTTAAGCAGAACGCCCGGAATTGAAGCATCACCAAGCGTATCATACTGCGCCATGTACTGGGAGTTAAAGGTCTCTCCTTGCTTGAAGTACAGTGGAGTTAGGTCAGGTCTCTTCTCCTTTACGACTTTGAGCACGGCATCCAAATCTTGAATGGTCTTTACATTCGACATATCAATACCCAGTTCATCAGCAATATCGGAGCGATAAACGATCCCGCCTTGTGCTGCTAGCTCCTTATTCGTAGGAACAGCATAATTCACACCATTGATCGCAGAACCTTTTAAGAATTGCGGGTCGAGATTTTTAAGAATCCCTTGGCCATATTCGTTCAATAGGTTACCGTACTTGCCGTTATCATCATTAAGTGGGAGGTAAGCACCTTTAGCTGAATTCGTTACATAATTTTTCCATTGGGCTGTAAAAATAATATCGAATTTCTCCTGACTGGCAATCTTCAGATTAACATCATTGTCCCATGGACCCCAGTCGATCGGTGCGATATCCAATTTGGCGTTAATTTTAGGTTCCAGAAGCTTATTGATAGCGTCTTCTACAACCTGCTCATCCTTTTGAACGGCACCGACATAGATTAACTTAACAGTATAAGGATCTAATTTCTTCTCCGGTTCAGCTGTAGGATCTGCAGCGGGCTCATCTGTTGCCGCAGCATTGGTAGCGGTTGCATTTTCACTTGGCGCTGGTGAGGCTCCTTCATTATTCCCGTTATTCCCTCCGCATCCAGCTAAGCTAAGACTGAGTACTACGATAAGCATCAGCGTTAAAAGTGTGCTTGTTCGAATAGCCTTCATGTACAACATAACCTCCCTCAAAATATTTATATATGCTGAATCGGACGTTCACACACTTGCATGGAACGCCGAATTAAGCCATTCCAATCCTCATTAGCCTTTAACAGCACCAACGGTAAGTCCTTTGATAAAATACTTTTGGAAGAAGGAGTAAACGAATACGATAGGGCCGATCCCAATAACAGCCATTGCCATTCTTACTGTCTCTGTCGGCAGATTGATTTCTACACCTTGTGCAGCTAAGGCAGCCATCGCTTGAGGGCTTGCAGTCAGGAACTGAACGTTCAACATCGTCTTATACATTAGATACTGCAGATTGACATGCCCTTCGGGTGAAATAAAGATCAAGCTTAGATACCAGTCATTCCAATACGCCAAGGTTTGAAATAATCCCACTGTAGCTAGCACCGGTAACGACAAAGGCAGAATGATTTGAACGAAGATCCGAAACTCCGGTGCCCCGTCGATTTTAGCAGACTCAACTAGTGCCGGCGGGATTGTGTTTGCAAAAAAGGTTCGTAAAATGATGACAAAGAATGCTGAAACCAGCAGTGGCATAATCAGAATCCATAGCGTATCTTTCAAATGCATCATTTGAGTATAAACTAGATACCAGGGCACTAAGCCTCCATTAAACAAAAGTGTAAAAAACATAAAGAACGAAAAGAAATTACGATGTGGAAAATCCCCACGCGAGATAGGATAGGCATACATTGCCATAATTACGAGACTCAGAATCGTTCCAACCACCGTCACAAATAAGGAAACGGCAGCCGCATCTATGATTTGCCAATAATCTTTTAACAGAAATTCATATGACGAGATATCCCACTTGTTCGGGAAAAAGCTGTAGCCGTGCTGCACAACCGATTGTTCATCTGAGAACGATACGATAATCACGAGGATCAGTGGGACCACACAAATCGCCGTATAGATCCAGAAGAATATATTAATTAACAAATTGGAGATATTAGAAATTTCATTGGGTTGTCTTTGCCGTTTAGCTCTCTTTCCTGTACGACCCGACGGCCCGATTGCAGTTTCTGTCTGGCTCAACACGCCCACCTCCCTCTAAAATAACGCATCATCTTTACTTATTCGTCGTACTGCTAGATTTGCTAAGAATATCAGTAGAAATCCTACAATAGATTGAACGAGACCCGCGGCAGAGGACATCCCAATATCACCAATCGCCAGGAAGGTCTGATATACATAGGTGTCGATAACTTGCGTAGTGGAGTATAATGCTCCTGCGTTTCTAGTCACCTGAAAGAACAATCCGAA
This genomic stretch from Paenibacillus sp. FSL H7-0737 harbors:
- a CDS encoding ABC transporter substrate-binding protein, coding for MKAKLLTILLSFGLLLHTSGCQISPSKEDIDLQDPIQLNIWLTAGSGLEPLIAEYQLQHPELEIHIQTSTSTQLPAKLQTSFAAGYSSPDVAAIDISYLDRFKQFPDYFYNLTTFGANDLKNQFLSWKWQEVLGNDFIFGLPTDIGPYAMLYRTDIFALSGLPTKPEEVAKRIQTWDQFLKAGTRVHEATGKAFVNDLENLYLTLLRQSKLQYYSPTSQELIIGNNPAVKGAWDFAIQALKLNLSAGIAVDTQRWGAGLLNGDFAVMLCPAWMIDHIKSSAPTASGLWNVTTIPGNSANRGGSVLTLPRTGSHPEESFALIRWLTEPAQQLISFKSEGAFPSTPEIYDDPEIHNLSDPYFPNSEVGRVLSTAAQEVVPTYYGPHHADVETNMLEYLTKAEQGKLDPEQAWSLAIQVVQKIDTSFR
- a CDS encoding carbohydrate ABC transporter permease gives rise to the protein MSQTETAIGPSGRTGKRAKRQRQPNEISNISNLLINIFFWIYTAICVVPLILVIIVSFSDEQSVVQHGYSFFPNKWDISSYEFLLKDYWQIIDAAAVSLFVTVVGTILSLVIMAMYAYPISRGDFPHRNFFSFFMFFTLLFNGGLVPWYLVYTQMMHLKDTLWILIMPLLVSAFFVIILRTFFANTIPPALVESAKIDGAPEFRIFVQIILPLSLPVLATVGLFQTLAYWNDWYLSLIFISPEGHVNLQYLMYKTMLNVQFLTASPQAMAALAAQGVEINLPTETVRMAMAVIGIGPIVFVYSFFQKYFIKGLTVGAVKG
- a CDS encoding ABC transporter substrate-binding protein — encoded protein: MKAIRTSTLLTLMLIVVLSLSLAGCGGNNGNNEGASPAPSENATATNAAATDEPAADPTAEPEKKLDPYTVKLIYVGAVQKDEQVVEDAINKLLEPKINAKLDIAPIDWGPWDNDVNLKIASQEKFDIIFTAQWKNYVTNSAKGAYLPLNDDNGKYGNLLNEYGQGILKNLDPQFLKGSAINGVNYAVPTNKELAAQGGIVYRSDIADELGIDMSNVKTIQDLDAVLKVVKEKRPDLTPLYFKQGETFNSQYMAQYDTLGDASIPGVLLKDSSDTKIQSMIELDRYKEIIKLTREYMKKGYINKDAAVATNSTQDAMKAGNVFMTVQSLKPGKDSELANATGLVGKLKQIAFNEPTISTSDAAGSMLAISASSGDPARAMMVLDLLHTDKEINNLLVFGVKGVHYDVVSGDTIKATEKTGDYNTAAAWMLGSQFLNPVWESEAPDKWEQFKAFNSKGKASVALGFNFDASSMKTEMAACKAVMDEYDISLDTGSVDPDTVLTKYADKLKKAGLDKIIAEKQKQLDAFLAAQK